The following proteins are co-located in the Rippkaea orientalis PCC 8801 genome:
- a CDS encoding bifunctional pantoate--beta-alanine ligase/(d)CMP kinase produces MTKIRLFKTVAGLRAYLGGQPPGKTVGLVPTMGALHAGHASLIRRALGETDRVVVSIFVNPLQFGSNEDFGRYPRQLESDCQFCEDLGVDAVFSPSPEELGIVSEQETTRVIPPESMMSTLCGLFRPGHFEGVATIVTKLLTTVEPDVAYFGEKDAQQLAIIRRLVVDLNLGVTIKGCPIVRETSGLAYSSRNQYLSETERKQAIWIFYALKLAEEAFKQGERQRATLLKIVQEELALHPSLKVQYLALVDPQTLSPLDTVEEAGLLAIAVYVGSTRLIDNVILRVRQPIIAIDGPAGAGKSTVTRRVAKALNLVYLDTGAMYRAIAWLVSKSGVSLEDQGAIAELVTHAKLDFSPPTEGAPLRISINGEDVSEAIRTPEVTALVSQISAQPAVRAKLVSYQQDLGKKGGLVAEGRDIGTNVFPDAELKIFLTASVQERAKRRWLDFQDQGDGMTLEQLEQDIQQRDYRDSHRSLAPLRQAVDAIEINTDGLTIEEVTDKIIYFYQKIISY; encoded by the coding sequence ATGACTAAAATACGCCTGTTTAAAACCGTAGCCGGGTTGCGTGCCTATCTAGGGGGTCAACCCCCCGGCAAAACTGTTGGCCTGGTTCCCACCATGGGAGCCTTACACGCTGGCCACGCCAGTTTAATTCGTCGTGCTCTGGGGGAAACTGATCGGGTAGTGGTCAGTATTTTTGTGAACCCGCTTCAGTTTGGCTCTAATGAAGATTTCGGACGTTATCCCCGTCAGCTAGAATCAGATTGTCAATTTTGTGAAGATCTAGGGGTTGACGCGGTTTTTAGTCCATCCCCTGAAGAATTAGGCATTGTTAGCGAACAAGAAACAACGAGGGTAATTCCACCAGAGTCCATGATGTCTACCCTGTGTGGACTGTTTCGTCCAGGGCATTTTGAGGGGGTCGCTACCATCGTGACTAAGTTATTGACGACTGTCGAGCCTGATGTGGCTTATTTTGGCGAAAAGGATGCCCAACAATTGGCGATTATTCGACGCTTAGTGGTGGATTTAAACTTGGGTGTTACGATTAAAGGCTGTCCTATTGTTCGAGAAACCTCTGGACTGGCTTATAGTTCGCGCAATCAATATTTGAGTGAAACCGAACGCAAACAAGCGATATGGATATTTTATGCCCTCAAGCTGGCAGAAGAGGCTTTTAAACAAGGCGAACGACAAAGGGCAACATTACTAAAAATCGTTCAGGAAGAATTGGCGTTACATCCTAGCCTCAAGGTGCAGTATCTAGCGTTGGTTGATCCCCAGACCTTAAGTCCTTTGGATACTGTTGAGGAGGCGGGTTTATTGGCGATCGCAGTCTATGTGGGATCGACTCGCTTGATCGATAATGTCATTTTACGGGTACGTCAGCCCATTATTGCCATTGATGGACCAGCAGGAGCCGGAAAATCTACCGTAACTCGTCGGGTCGCTAAGGCTCTTAATTTGGTTTATCTGGACACCGGGGCAATGTATCGGGCGATCGCTTGGTTAGTGTCTAAATCAGGGGTTTCTCTGGAGGATCAAGGGGCGATCGCGGAATTAGTTACCCATGCTAAGTTGGACTTTTCCCCCCCCACTGAGGGCGCACCGCTTCGGATCTCTATCAATGGGGAGGATGTCTCTGAGGCTATTCGTACCCCTGAAGTTACCGCTTTGGTGTCTCAAATCTCTGCTCAACCTGCCGTTAGGGCAAAATTAGTGAGTTATCAGCAAGATTTGGGTAAAAAAGGGGGTTTAGTGGCTGAAGGGCGCGATATTGGCACAAATGTCTTTCCTGATGCCGAATTGAAGATTTTTCTCACTGCATCTGTACAAGAGCGGGCTAAACGGCGTTGGCTCGACTTCCAAGATCAAGGGGATGGGATGACTTTAGAGCAGCTTGAGCAGGATATTCAACAACGGGACTATCGAGATAGTCATCGTTCCCTTGCACCGTTACGACAAGCGGTTGATGCCATTGAAATTAATACTGATGGCTTAACAATTGAGGAGGTAACTGATAAGATTATCTACTTTTATCAAAAAATTATTTCCTATTAA
- a CDS encoding YiaA/YiaB family inner membrane protein: MNKPHISQDHSSSWIIQTWLSFIISVSATAVGIIYLPVDIWVKGFMGMGLTFTIGSTVSLVKTQRDLHESKKLTYRVEEAKVEKLLSEHNTI; encoded by the coding sequence ATGAATAAACCCCATATTTCCCAAGATCATAGTTCTTCTTGGATCATTCAAACTTGGCTATCTTTTATTATTTCTGTTTCAGCAACGGCAGTTGGTATTATTTATTTACCCGTGGATATTTGGGTTAAGGGTTTTATGGGAATGGGGTTAACCTTTACCATCGGTTCAACCGTCAGTTTAGTAAAAACCCAACGGGACTTACATGAAAGCAAAAAATTAACCTATCGGGTTGAAGAAGCCAAAGTTGAAAAACTCTTGAGTGAACATAATACTATTTAA
- a CDS encoding adenosine kinase: MVKKYHVYGVGNALVDMEFEVTPQLLQELNIDKGVMTLVDEDRQNELITKLDGRLGKQSGGGSAANTMVAISQLGGKGFYSCKVADDDHGNFYLQDLQDCGLDTNYHNGEQGTTGKCLVMVTPDADRTMNTFLGITANLSEQELVPEAIADAEYLYLEGYLVTSPTGKEAAIKAREIAQSSGVKTSFSLSDPNMVAFFKEGLLKMIGSGLDLVFANEAEALKMADTQDFSEAINYFKTIAKAFAITRGSQGSLVFDGQELIEVSPYPVQAIDTVGAGDMYAGAFLYGITHGMTYGQAGDLASRASSRIVTTYGARLTTEELKSLLNN, from the coding sequence ATGGTGAAAAAGTATCATGTTTACGGGGTTGGTAATGCGTTGGTGGATATGGAATTTGAAGTCACACCCCAATTACTCCAAGAATTGAATATCGATAAAGGAGTGATGACGCTAGTTGATGAAGATCGTCAAAATGAATTAATCACAAAACTCGATGGACGACTGGGTAAACAAAGCGGAGGAGGTTCTGCTGCGAATACCATGGTTGCTATTAGTCAATTAGGAGGAAAGGGGTTTTATTCCTGTAAAGTTGCTGATGATGATCATGGAAACTTTTATTTACAAGACTTGCAAGATTGCGGGTTAGATACCAATTATCATAACGGTGAACAAGGAACCACAGGAAAATGTTTAGTCATGGTGACTCCTGATGCCGATCGCACCATGAATACCTTTTTAGGAATTACCGCCAATTTATCAGAACAAGAATTAGTTCCAGAGGCGATCGCTGATGCTGAGTATTTGTATCTTGAAGGCTATTTAGTGACCTCTCCTACGGGAAAAGAAGCAGCTATCAAAGCGCGAGAAATTGCCCAAAGTTCGGGGGTAAAAACCAGTTTTTCTTTGTCCGATCCCAACATGGTAGCCTTTTTTAAAGAAGGATTATTAAAAATGATTGGATCGGGGTTAGATTTAGTTTTTGCCAACGAAGCAGAAGCCTTAAAAATGGCTGATACTCAAGATTTTTCTGAGGCTATTAATTACTTTAAAACCATTGCTAAAGCGTTTGCTATTACCCGTGGTTCTCAAGGTTCTTTAGTCTTTGATGGTCAAGAATTGATCGAGGTTTCTCCCTATCCGGTTCAGGCTATTGATACCGTTGGTGCAGGGGATATGTATGCGGGAGCCTTTCTCTATGGTATCACCCACGGCATGACCTATGGTCAAGCTGGCGATTTAGCGTCCCGTGCTTCTTCCCGCATTGTCACCACCTATGGAGCTCGTTTAACCACCGAAGAATTAAAATCTTTACTGAATAATTAA
- a CDS encoding TMEM165/GDT1 family protein — MTSAEPVKTDANQSVSASISTLSDDLPSSGTDKSWSFWTVFSSTFLTIFLAEMGDKTQLATLLMSAQSQSPWVVFAGAAMALIATSLLGVLIGYWIARRLSPKTLDLAVALLLLLITGLLVGDVIS; from the coding sequence ATGACATCTGCTGAACCTGTTAAAACTGACGCTAATCAATCAGTATCTGCTTCTATATCGACATTAAGCGATGATTTACCCTCTTCTGGGACAGATAAATCATGGAGTTTTTGGACAGTATTTAGTTCAACTTTCCTAACAATCTTTTTAGCTGAAATGGGCGATAAAACCCAATTAGCTACCCTATTAATGAGTGCTCAATCTCAATCGCCTTGGGTTGTTTTTGCAGGGGCAGCGATGGCTTTAATTGCCACTAGCTTATTAGGGGTATTAATTGGCTATTGGATTGCCCGTCGTCTCTCTCCCAAAACTCTAGATTTAGCCGTCGCTTTATTATTACTATTGATTACGGGTTTACTCGTAGGTGATGTTATTAGTTAA
- a CDS encoding TMEM165/GDT1 family protein yields MDWQLFGLSFVTVFLAEIGDKSQLAAIALGGSSKSPRGVFLGSITALILASFLGVIAGGSVGHLLPTKVLKALAAIGFALMALKLLWPDLEEN; encoded by the coding sequence ATGGATTGGCAGTTATTTGGGTTAAGTTTTGTGACCGTATTCTTGGCAGAAATTGGTGATAAAAGTCAATTAGCTGCTATTGCGTTGGGAGGTAGTTCTAAGTCTCCCCGTGGGGTCTTTTTGGGATCAATTACGGCGTTAATTTTAGCGAGTTTTTTGGGGGTTATTGCTGGAGGTAGTGTTGGTCATCTATTACCGACTAAAGTCTTAAAAGCATTAGCTGCCATTGGCTTTGCTTTAATGGCTTTAAAACTTCTTTGGCCAGATTTAGAAGAAAATTAA
- the fghA gene encoding S-formylglutathione hydrolase, whose protein sequence is MSHSLNFKSEHRCFDGTVAYYSHESQCCRSSMNFAVYLPPQAKIKPVPVLYYLSGLTCTEENFTVKAGAERYAAKYGIMLVIPDTSPRNTGIVEEDETWDLGSGAGFYVDAIADPWKNHYQMYSYIVTELPEIIHHNFNVNVNKTGIFGHSMGGHGALICALRNPEKYRSVSALAPIANPINSPWGQKAFTAYLGKNKDHWYDYDASQLVKKNQLNYPILIDQGLDDPFYQQKQLLPEKFQEVCEQVGQQLILRFHQGYDHGYFMISTFMEDHISYHALYLSD, encoded by the coding sequence ATGTCCCATTCGCTTAACTTTAAATCAGAACACCGTTGTTTTGATGGTACTGTGGCTTATTACAGTCATGAGTCCCAATGCTGTCGTAGTTCGATGAATTTTGCGGTTTATCTGCCACCTCAAGCGAAAATCAAGCCCGTTCCCGTGTTATATTATTTATCGGGATTAACCTGTACTGAAGAGAATTTTACGGTTAAAGCCGGGGCTGAGCGTTACGCGGCGAAATATGGCATTATGCTGGTGATTCCTGATACCAGTCCCCGTAATACAGGTATTGTCGAAGAAGACGAAACTTGGGACTTAGGTAGTGGTGCTGGGTTTTATGTGGATGCGATCGCTGATCCTTGGAAAAATCATTATCAAATGTACAGTTATATTGTGACAGAATTACCTGAAATAATCCACCATAATTTTAATGTGAATGTCAATAAAACGGGGATTTTTGGACATTCTATGGGAGGTCATGGCGCGTTAATTTGTGCGTTAAGAAATCCTGAAAAATATCGCTCAGTTTCGGCCCTTGCTCCCATTGCTAACCCAATTAATTCTCCTTGGGGACAAAAAGCTTTTACTGCCTATTTAGGCAAAAATAAAGACCATTGGTATGATTATGATGCAAGTCAATTAGTTAAGAAAAATCAGCTAAATTATCCTATCTTAATTGATCAAGGACTCGATGATCCTTTTTATCAACAAAAGCAATTATTACCCGAAAAATTTCAAGAAGTTTGTGAGCAAGTGGGACAACAGTTAATTTTAAGATTTCATCAAGGATATGATCATGGTTATTTTATGATCTCTACTTTTATGGAAGATCATATTAGTTATCATGCTCTTTATTTAAGTGATTAA
- a CDS encoding transglutaminase domain-containing protein, whose protein sequence is MIPNSDLFASSPKYSSVSTTIRPIAAAEIHGITFRGELLLAIDSRNGYLLQIDPITHNTEILNTEHWENFIGTTGIAITGDTLWFTSGRSIYRCSLSSGDFAAEVFTRLDYAAVGLAVWDSTIYVSCQKTGDILVLNGETGEQITRLYAPGIGNENLTIRGEELWVTDSLEQSVYCLDRATGQIIFSVLTPFESPTGLTFLRNSQTGEDTLYVAYVNYEPYIRDNPNADPNHELLYRSRTFIHPLYFHYDPENHYALSNGYLVEMSYVEELEPLDQIELTNLEWRIALPAETHRQKVRKVEPIGLPFTEEVENGQKVAVFKFDKLTSQNRCVFGWKALLEVSSIKYRLTPRDCENIPDLPPEYSDRYLIDNDNLAMDTDIIKRAAVEAAERETNLLRKVYSIRNYVYDRLSYGIKPHIDTPDIALRRGVGSCGEYVGVLLALFRLNGIACRTVGRYKCPPSPLTRNQPLEPDYNHVWLEFYIPSIGWLPMESNPDDIIDGGPYPTRFFMGLAWYHAEMAKDTPFERLISNGIPLNKQQVSIGSLAINHVRFTILEELDPAKRS, encoded by the coding sequence ATGATTCCTAATTCCGACCTATTTGCGTCTTCACCAAAATACTCTAGCGTCTCTACAACAATACGCCCCATCGCTGCGGCAGAAATTCATGGCATCACCTTTCGAGGAGAATTATTATTAGCGATCGATAGTCGCAATGGCTATCTGTTGCAAATTGATCCTATCACCCATAATACGGAAATTCTCAACACCGAACACTGGGAAAACTTTATCGGAACAACAGGAATAGCGATCACAGGAGATACCCTTTGGTTTACGTCAGGACGAAGTATTTATCGCTGTTCCCTCAGTAGCGGAGACTTTGCGGCTGAAGTCTTCACTCGTTTAGACTATGCAGCCGTTGGGTTAGCGGTTTGGGACTCGACTATTTACGTCTCTTGCCAAAAAACCGGGGATATTTTGGTCTTAAATGGGGAAACTGGCGAACAAATTACCCGTTTATACGCCCCCGGTATTGGCAACGAAAACCTGACCATTCGCGGGGAAGAATTATGGGTGACAGATAGTTTAGAACAGTCAGTGTACTGTCTCGATCGCGCCACGGGTCAAATTATCTTTAGTGTCTTAACCCCCTTTGAGTCCCCCACAGGGTTAACGTTTCTGCGCAACTCCCAAACAGGGGAAGATACCTTATATGTAGCCTACGTTAATTATGAACCGTATATTCGGGATAATCCTAACGCTGATCCCAACCATGAACTCCTCTATCGGAGTCGAACCTTTATCCATCCCTTATACTTCCATTATGATCCAGAGAATCATTATGCCTTGTCTAATGGGTATTTGGTGGAAATGTCCTATGTGGAAGAACTCGAACCCCTTGATCAGATCGAATTAACGAATCTAGAGTGGCGTATTGCCCTCCCGGCGGAAACCCACCGTCAAAAGGTGAGAAAAGTTGAACCCATTGGACTACCCTTTACAGAAGAGGTGGAAAATGGGCAAAAAGTAGCGGTATTTAAGTTTGATAAGCTAACATCCCAAAATCGTTGTGTTTTTGGTTGGAAAGCGTTATTAGAGGTTTCGAGTATTAAATATCGCCTAACGCCGCGAGACTGCGAGAATATCCCTGATCTGCCGCCAGAATACAGCGATCGCTATCTGATTGATAACGATAATTTAGCCATGGATACCGATATTATCAAACGCGCCGCAGTAGAAGCAGCCGAACGGGAAACGAATTTGCTCAGAAAGGTCTATAGTATTCGTAACTACGTCTATGATCGCCTTTCCTACGGCATTAAACCCCATATTGATACCCCTGATATTGCCTTACGACGAGGGGTCGGTTCCTGTGGGGAATATGTGGGGGTTTTGTTAGCGTTATTTCGTCTGAATGGGATAGCTTGTCGTACGGTTGGACGGTATAAGTGTCCTCCCTCTCCGTTAACGCGAAATCAGCCCCTAGAACCGGATTATAATCATGTTTGGTTGGAGTTTTATATTCCGAGTATCGGCTGGTTGCCCATGGAGTCTAACCCCGATGATATTATTGATGGTGGCCCCTATCCGACGCGGTTTTTTATGGGGTTAGCTTGGTATCACGCAGAAATGGCTAAAGATACGCCTTTTGAACGGTTGATTAGTAATGGTATTCCGTTGAATAAACAGCAAGTTTCTATCGGATCTTTGGCCATTAATCATGTTCGGTTTACCATCCTTGAAGAGTTAGATCCGGCTAAACGTTCTTGA
- the uvrC gene encoding excinuclease ABC subunit UvrC, whose product MSKLVQLTANTDDLETRLKELPSEPGVYLMRNQGGEILYIGKSKKLRSRVRSYFRPSQPHSPRIGLMVQQVADIEFIVTDTEAEALALEANLIKQHQPYFNVLLKDDKKYPYVCITWSQTYPRIFITRKRRLNNERDRYYGPYVDTHLLRQTLQLVKRVFPLRQRPKPLFKDRPCLNYDIGKCPGVCQGLISPEDYHKIVEKVAMIFQGRTGELLEKLHQQMEKAATELRFEQAAMIRDQLKALNALTVDQKVSLPDDTISRDAIALAKDTKHCCIQLFQIRAGRLVGRLGFFADAESATPGAILQRVLEDHYWQADGVEIPSEILVQYELPESEILAQWLSDRKGKKVTITVPQRQTKAQLIELVERNANYELERTQRTTERNLISLEDLAQILDLPDLPRRIEGYDISHIQGSNAVASQVVFIDGIPAKQHYRHYKIKNPNVTIGHSDDFASMAEVIGRRFRHNQAKNIDYPDLIMIDGGKGQLSAVVAILEELNLLETLEVISLAKQREEIFLPGESYPLDTNAEQPGVQLLRRVRDEAHRFAVSFHRQQRLKKSRRSRLDEIPGLGFERQKQLLAYFHSIDYIREASIEQLQQVSGIGKALATEIYRYFHPSS is encoded by the coding sequence TTGTCAAAATTAGTCCAGTTAACCGCTAATACTGATGATTTAGAGACTCGTCTTAAGGAACTTCCCTCTGAACCGGGTGTCTACTTGATGCGTAATCAAGGGGGGGAAATTCTCTATATTGGTAAATCGAAAAAACTGCGATCGCGGGTTCGTTCCTATTTTCGTCCTTCCCAACCCCATAGTCCCCGCATCGGGTTGATGGTACAACAAGTGGCCGATATTGAGTTTATTGTCACCGATACCGAGGCCGAAGCGTTAGCTCTAGAAGCCAATTTAATTAAGCAACATCAACCCTATTTTAATGTTCTCCTCAAAGATGATAAGAAATATCCCTACGTTTGTATTACTTGGTCCCAAACCTATCCCCGTATTTTTATTACCCGTAAACGACGCTTAAATAATGAACGCGATCGCTATTATGGTCCTTATGTTGATACCCATCTCTTACGTCAAACTTTACAATTAGTTAAGCGGGTTTTTCCCCTTCGTCAGCGTCCCAAACCTCTTTTTAAAGATCGGCCTTGTCTTAACTATGATATTGGCAAATGTCCAGGGGTTTGTCAAGGGTTAATTTCTCCAGAAGATTACCATAAAATTGTTGAAAAAGTGGCGATGATTTTCCAAGGAAGAACGGGGGAATTACTCGAAAAACTGCACCAGCAAATGGAGAAAGCGGCAACTGAATTGCGATTTGAACAAGCAGCGATGATCCGAGATCAACTTAAAGCCTTAAATGCCTTAACGGTTGATCAAAAAGTGTCTTTACCTGATGATACTATCTCACGGGATGCGATCGCTTTAGCCAAGGATACTAAACATTGTTGTATCCAATTATTCCAAATTCGCGCAGGTCGTTTAGTGGGACGGTTAGGATTTTTTGCGGATGCTGAGTCGGCTACTCCTGGGGCAATTTTACAACGGGTATTAGAAGACCATTATTGGCAAGCAGATGGGGTAGAAATTCCCAGTGAAATTTTAGTGCAGTATGAGTTACCCGAAAGCGAAATTTTAGCGCAATGGCTAAGCGATCGCAAGGGGAAAAAAGTGACTATTACTGTTCCTCAACGACAAACAAAAGCCCAATTAATTGAACTGGTAGAACGGAATGCTAACTATGAATTAGAGAGGACTCAACGCACCACAGAACGTAATTTAATCTCCTTAGAAGATCTAGCCCAAATTTTAGATTTACCTGACTTACCACGGCGCATTGAAGGGTATGATATTTCCCATATTCAAGGGTCAAATGCCGTTGCTTCTCAGGTAGTTTTTATTGATGGTATTCCCGCCAAACAACATTACCGTCATTATAAAATTAAGAACCCTAATGTCACCATTGGTCACTCGGATGACTTTGCCAGTATGGCTGAAGTCATTGGTCGTCGTTTCCGTCATAATCAAGCAAAAAATATCGACTATCCTGACTTAATTATGATTGATGGAGGGAAGGGTCAACTCTCAGCAGTAGTAGCTATTTTAGAGGAATTAAACCTACTAGAAACCCTAGAAGTAATCAGTTTAGCTAAACAACGAGAAGAAATTTTTCTCCCTGGAGAGTCCTATCCATTAGACACGAATGCAGAACAACCGGGGGTACAGTTATTAAGAAGAGTTCGGGATGAAGCACACCGTTTTGCTGTTAGTTTTCATCGTCAACAACGATTGAAAAAAAGTCGGCGATCGCGCTTAGATGAAATTCCAGGGTTAGGGTTTGAACGGCAAAAACAATTGTTAGCTTATTTCCATTCTATTGATTATATTCGGGAAGCGTCTATTGAACAATTACAACAAGTTTCAGGAATAGGAAAAGCTTTAGCAACAGAAATTTATCGTTATTTTCATCCCTCTTCTTAA
- a CDS encoding BRCT domain-containing protein, translated as MTNQVVYEIAALMLVLGASRINYWQLRGSMMERESELLTKYQQLVQDKPVLSGQLSQALQANQHLKQKNEQLHHHLDQVNQKLANLQEILTKSETEKNEFVINLQKEKQKVVSLEKTINQLETAQETAKIQQENQLLQLSSLQKDLESLLQEKENTVTKLQEQIQQVTSLQQNISNLTQDKATLEEALKQERQQIQTLHQQIQGLEQERDTLETNLQQQIISLIKEKETLTDTLKKERQQIATLQEQTQAQSQLQQQLKELEETLNQERQQIATLQEQTQAQSQLQQQLKELEETLNQERQQIATLQEQTQARETVENELQQHIQTLEETLNQERQQIATLQEQTQEQSQLQQQLRKLEETLNQERQQIATLQKQTQARETVESELQQHIKTLEETLNQERQQIATLQQQTQARETVESELQQHIKTLEETLNQERHKVASLEEHIQALQQEPQPTATVTTQLDVEVTSVASQQEEKVLPQEETTIAEVTEEEKVLPQEETAIAEVTPEESQESSAKENPLSGKKVVIAGSLSQMTREEARGYLQKAGGSLTSSLSSKTHYIVIGNAPGDKVKKAHKLGVTQLTETQFMDLLKSANISIS; from the coding sequence ATGACAAATCAAGTGGTTTATGAAATTGCTGCATTAATGCTTGTTTTGGGAGCATCTCGCATTAATTACTGGCAACTTCGCGGCAGTATGATGGAAAGAGAATCAGAACTTTTAACCAAGTATCAACAGCTTGTTCAAGATAAACCCGTCTTAAGTGGACAGTTAAGCCAAGCTTTACAGGCAAATCAGCATTTAAAACAGAAAAATGAGCAACTTCATCACCATCTTGATCAAGTTAACCAAAAATTAGCTAATCTTCAAGAAATTCTGACTAAATCAGAGACAGAAAAAAATGAATTTGTCATTAACTTACAGAAAGAAAAACAAAAGGTTGTATCATTAGAGAAAACAATTAATCAATTAGAAACAGCGCAAGAAACCGCTAAAATACAACAAGAAAATCAACTGTTACAACTGTCTTCTCTACAAAAAGATCTTGAAAGTTTGCTTCAAGAAAAAGAAAATACGGTTACTAAGTTACAAGAACAAATACAGCAAGTAACTTCTCTTCAACAAAATATTAGTAATCTGACTCAAGATAAAGCAACCCTTGAAGAAGCTTTAAAACAAGAACGTCAACAAATTCAAACCTTACACCAGCAAATTCAAGGATTGGAACAAGAAAGAGATACTTTAGAAACGAATTTACAACAGCAAATAATTAGCTTAATAAAGGAGAAAGAAACCCTAACAGATACTTTAAAGAAAGAACGTCAACAAATCGCTACCTTACAAGAACAAACTCAAGCACAAAGTCAGCTACAGCAGCAGCTTAAAGAACTTGAAGAAACCTTAAATCAAGAACGTCAACAAATCGCTACCTTACAAGAACAAACTCAAGCACAAAGTCAGCTACAGCAGCAGCTTAAAGAACTTGAAGAAACCTTAAATCAAGAACGCCAACAAATCGCTACCTTACAAGAACAAACTCAAGCACGAGAAACGGTTGAAAATGAACTACAACAGCACATTCAAACCCTTGAAGAAACCTTAAACCAAGAACGTCAACAAATCGCTACCTTACAAGAACAAACTCAAGAACAAAGTCAGCTACAGCAGCAGCTTAGAAAACTTGAAGAAACCTTAAACCAAGAACGCCAACAAATCGCTACCTTACAAAAACAAACTCAAGCACGAGAAACGGTTGAAAGTGAACTACAACAGCACATTAAAACCCTTGAAGAAACCTTAAACCAAGAACGTCAACAAATCGCTACGTTACAACAACAAACTCAAGCACGAGAAACGGTTGAAAGTGAACTACAACAGCACATTAAAACCCTTGAAGAAACCTTAAATCAAGAACGTCACAAAGTAGCTAGTTTAGAAGAACACATTCAAGCTTTACAACAAGAACCTCAACCTACTGCAACTGTTACAACCCAACTCGATGTTGAAGTTACTTCCGTCGCATCTCAGCAAGAAGAAAAGGTATTACCTCAAGAAGAAACAACAATAGCTGAGGTAACAGAAGAAGAAAAGGTATTACCTCAAGAAGAAACAGCAATAGCTGAGGTAACACCAGAGGAAAGTCAAGAAAGTTCAGCCAAAGAGAATCCTTTGTCTGGCAAAAAAGTGGTTATTGCTGGTAGTTTATCCCAAATGACGCGAGAAGAAGCCAGAGGATATCTTCAGAAAGCAGGAGGAAGTTTAACCAGTTCTCTGAGTTCTAAAACTCACTATATTGTTATTGGAAACGCTCCTGGTGATAAAGTGAAAAAAGCACATAAATTAGGAGTGACTCAACTCACAGAAACTCAATTTATGGATTTACTAAAATCTGCCAATATTTCTATCTCTTAG